The stretch of DNA TGAGTCAGTATCTGTATCTGAGTCGGTATCTGTATCCGAGTCAGTATCGGTATCTGAGTCGGTATCTGTATCCGAGTCAGTATCTGTGTCGGAGTCGGTATCTGTATCCGAATCAGTATCAGTATCTGTGTCTGTATCAGTATCTGAGTCGGTATCTGTATCTGAGTCAGTATCTGTATCCGAGTCAGTATCGGTATCCGAGTCGGTATCAGTATCTGAGTCGGTATCGGTATCCGAGTCAGTATCGGTATCTGAGTCAGTATCGGTATCTGTATCCGAGTCTGTATCAGTATCGGAGTCGGTATCGGTATCTGAATCAGTATCGGTATCCGTATCCGTATCCGAGTCAGTATCTGTGTCGGAGTCGGTATCTGAGTCAGTATCGGTATCTGAGTCGGTATCAGTATCCGAGTCAGTATCTGTATCTGAGTCGGTATCGGTATCCGAGTCAGTATCAGTATCTGAGTCGGTATCGGTATCCGAGTCAGTATCAGTGTCGGAGTCAGTATCAGTATCCGAATCAGTATCAGTATCTGAGTCTGTATCAGTATCTGAGTCGGTATCTGTATCTGAATCTGTATCAGTATCCGAGTCAGTATCTGTATCCGAGTCGGTATCGGTATCCGAGTCTGTATCTGTATCTGAGTCAGTATCTGTATCTGAGTCGGTATCAGTATCCGAGTCAGTATCTGTATCTGAGTCGGTATCTGTATCAGTATCTGAGTCAGTATCAATATCTGAGTCAGTATCGGTATCCGAGTCTGTATCTGTATCTGAGTCGGTATCGGTATCCGTGTCAGTATCTGTATCGGTATCTGTATCGGTATCTGTATCAGAATCGGTATCTGAGTCAGTATCGGTATCCGAGTCAGTATCGGTATCCGAGTCTGTATCGGTATCCGAGTCTGTATCTGTATCTGAGTCAGTATCCGTATCTGAGTCGGTATCGGTATCCGAGTCTGTATCTGTATCCGAGTCTGTATCGGTATCCGAGTCTGTATCTGTATCCGAGTCTGTATCTGTATCCGAGTCAGTATCTGTATCCGAGTCTGTATCTGTATCTGAGTCTGTATCTGTGTCTGAGTCAGTATCAGTATCCGAGTCTGTATCGGTATCTGAGTCTGTATCGGTATCTGAGTCGGTATCGGTATCCGAGTCGGTATCTGTATCTGAGTCAGTATCTGTGTCTGAGTCAGTATCAGTATCCGAGTCTGTATCTGTATCAGTATCGTCTATAGACTCATTCGCAGCTAATCCCGCAAAATATCCGGCGTGGGTAGCGGCATCAGCAGCTTTCTTCTTAGCTGCTGCTGCTGAACTCGCAGCCTCTTTTGCTTTTTGCGCATGGCTGGCAGCTTCAGAATTTTTACCAGCTGCTTCAGCAGAATTGGCATTCTGGCGAGCAGTTTCTGCAGCGGCACTTGCGGCTTCAGCTTCAGACGCTGCTTCGGCAGCAGTACTTGCTGCTTCGGCTGCTTGTTGTGCATATTGATTTGCTGCCGAATTGACATCTGAGTACTCATCCGCAATATCAGCATATGATCCAGCAACATTGGCATATGAATTGGCGTCAGAAGTCGATCCGGTCGCTTCATCTGCAGCAGAATTTGCATCTGAAGTTTGTGTCGAGTTGACTGTTAAATAGGCCGTTCCTAACGTGACTGTTTGGTCACCATTCTTCATAACCAAGTAATAATAACCAGATTGACCCACCTGAACACTATTGAAATCTAGCTGATCACTGGTTGCACCATCAATCGCAATGCCATTTGACCCATCAGCATTTGGTGAATAGTACCATTGATACGTCATATCACTATCGTCACCAGTATTAGTTCCCTTTGGTACCCAAGTGAAGTCATCACCAGCGGAAACATTTTGATCATCTAAACCATTACCGATCGTAATCGTCATTGAGTATGAATATGAAGTCCCATCAGCATTGTGAATGGTTACAGTAACCGTGACGGTCCCAGCTTTATAAGCCGTTAACAACCCAGCATTATCAATCGTCGCGATGCTGGAGTCACTTGTGGACCAAGTCATTTCACCAGTAGCGTTACCTGGATTTGTTATAGCCTTAAATTGGTAAGTTGTTTTGTTATCCGCACCATCATCACCAGTGACATCAGCACCGTCAACATTGGAGAGAATAATATAGTCATCACCATCAATTGTGATTTCACTTGCAGGAATATCATCATCATAGATGTCGACTTCTGCGACATCACTCGCAATCTTAGAGACACCGATAATATGACCATCAAACACTGAGACCATCTGGAAAATCATGGTGCCGTCGAAATCGTCAGCAAGTTGTAAGACAATTGAACTACGACCAGTCATCACATTCAAAAGTAGGCCTTTACTATTATTATTGTCTTCACTAAGAATCGTCAGGTATTGACCGGCATCAGCAATGTCCATCCATTTCCCATTAATTTGAACTCTCCAAGTGGTGGTAACCCCAGTTGCTGGAAGACCTATTCCTAAAGCACACGCCCCTGAAAGCGTAATGGTACCGCCTTTTTTGGTTGAAGTTGACTTAGCCGGTTGTGCAGTCATCCCAGCACTTACGACCGAGCCCCAAATCGTTCCAGCATCCCCAGTGTTTTTATTATTCTCAGGGATTGTGCTGTTAGAGTAATTGGCTGCTTGGGCCGCCGCATCACCACTAGAGTTGGCAATCGAATTAGCGGTCGCGGCATACGACGTCGCATCCGTAGACGCTTGTTCCGCTAAACTAACATATGAACTAGCATCCGCAAAGTTTCCAGCAGCAACCGCTGAACTAGCTAATGACATATATTTAGCGGCATTAGCAGCGGCGGCATTGGCTTCAGCAGCAGCACTCATCGCGTCTGTCGCATAACTACGAGTTGCATTCACATAGGAATTTCCTAAATCAGTATTGTTTGCATATTGGTTTGCCAATGAATCCGCAGTCGAAGTTGCAGCACTAGCAGCGGCTGATCCGGCGGCAGCAGCAGTTTTTGCATCCGTTGCAATCGAATTATAATAAGTCGTTTGGGCATCCACAATTGTTTGAGTGACTGCGGCAGCAGCACTGGCAGCGGCAACCAAATAATTATTCGCATACGTGTTATTCAGAGCCGCTAACTTCATGGCCATTTCTACTTTGGCATAGAGACCATCAGCAGCATACGAAGCGGCAATGCTAGCTTGTTCTTGTGCCACATTAGCATAGGATTGTGCGGTCGAAGCCGCATTGCTAGCTGCAGCTAAATTGCCATCAGTCCCAGCGTTAAAATCACCACCAGCTGTGTAAGCATTATTGGCATCGTTAGCATGTGAAGCCGCGGCTGCCGCAGCACTGGCAGCCGAAGAAGCTGCCGCGGCTGCCGATTTAGCATAACTATCTGCCAAATAGTTGGCCGCATCACTATCAGCAGCTTCAGAAGCCGCATTATCTAACGCCTGATTAATGTTATCAATTGCTGAGGCATAGCACGAATCTGCCGAATCTCGATATGAAGAAGCATCTACTGCGTAACTTGCCGCAGCAACCGCACATGAACTAGCCGCACTATAATCACCAGCAGTTTGATAGCCGGCAATACTATTGCTAGCGGCTTCAGCAGCGGCCGCAGCACTCGTCGCTAAGTTCGCATAGGAATTGGCGTTTTTGTAGTCGTCTTGAGCCATACTCGTATAGAAACTTCCTAACGAACCCGTTAGATCCGCTGAAGAGCTGGCCGAACTAATGGCATCACTGGCCGCATTGGCAGCCGAGTTAGCGCTAGAAGCGTGACTAGAAGCCAGACTTGCTGAGCTGCTAGCTTGATTGTCATAAGTCCCAGCCGGATCAGTGACGACAATCGTAATCACGTTACTTGACGCTGTATACTTTTTAGTCGTTAAGCCTGACTTGTAACTCCCAGAAACCACTGTTTGGAAATAATAAGTTCCGGCTTGTAATAATGGTAAATTAAGCACACCATCAGTGCTGGTTTGATCCAATAACGTCCAATTTACTTTATCTGTCGACATGTACCATTGGTAAGTTGAATCTTTAACGGTCCCTTTGTTAGGGGTAACCGCACCAGTCAAGTTCGCGTTTTCACCGACATTAATATTAGGATTGGCGGTATTTAAAGTTGCACTCGCCGCTGAACTATCCTCATTACTATTGCTGACATCGGCGCTAAGTTCTTTAGCCAATTCGGCATTAACCACCGCTTCGACCGCATAACTTTCCGCAGCTGACATCGCATTAGCCGCGACACGAGCTAATGAATTAGCTTCCTTCGCGGTACCAGCACTCGCAGCAGCTGTTGCGGCTGAATTTGCTAACGTATATTGGGCTGCAGCTGAATCTGAAGCAGCTTTAGCATTTGAGGCATATTCACTAGCCTGAGTCCCAGTATAATTTGCCGCTTCACTCGCCGCTGAGGATGCTTGGTTGCTAGAATTGCCAGCCTGAGCGGCATCATTAGCTGCTGAGGACGCCACATCTGAAACGGCCATACTATTGGCCTGTGTGGCCGCAGCTTGGGCGTTGGCATTGGTTTCATCCGCTGTCGTACGCTCAGCGATAGCCGTCGTCATATTGACTGTACCGTTTGAGTATGCGGTACTGCCGGCTTCATAATCGTCATTACCAGCAGCAGCCACGGTCGCGGCATACGCATCTGCGGCTAAACTAGCGGCTTGATTAGCATTCATCGCAGCATTAGAAGCTGCCGCAGCATTCGTACTTGCCGTGTTATAGGCCGCACTCACGCTGGCATTGTTTTTGTCATATTGCATCGCCAAGTAAGCGTTATTCGCAGCTTCAGCAGCAGCGCTTGCGGCAGCATTAGCCGCAGCGGCAGCTGAACTTGCGGCAGCATTCGTACTGCTTGCCAGATCAACTAGACCTTGTGTGGCCGCACTCCGCGCTACTTCGGCTTGTGAGGCTGCAATGGCCGCCGCCGCATCAGCCGCAGCGGCAGCTGACATCGCTGCAGAACTCGCATTGGCATAATTGATCGTATTTTCAGTTGCGGCACCCGTACCACTGGCTAAAGCATCCAAATACATATTGGCTAAACTATTGTAATGTTTCGCCAACTCCGCTGCAGTCTGCGCTGCATCATAGGCGCTTTGAGCCGCACTTGTTGCTGCTTGGGTTTGCAACGTATTCACTAAACTGGCATAACTGCTAGCAGCGTCAGCGTATGAAGCCGCTTGACTTGCCGCGTTCGCTGCAGAATTAGCAACCGAACTATCAGTGTTGACCCCACTCCCGGCCTTTAACGTCTCATTCGCTTGATCAGCAATCTCACGAGCTTCATTGACCACTTGTGTCAATTCTGCATCCGTAATTGGCGCGGCTTCCTCAGTTTTCGCATTATTTGAAGTCGTATCCGTTTGATCAGTGGTCGTTACAGTGGTATCAGTCGTAGCCGCTGAATTAGTTGCTTCACTACTGGTTGCTTGGCTATTTGCCGTATCAGAATTAGCTGCCGAACTATCGTAAGTACTTGTTGCCTTGATATCTTCTAATGTATCGCTTACAGCACTCTCACTTTTAACACCAGCATCGGAGCCGGTCGTGGTTGTGTCAGTATCTTTACTGGTTGCCGCTGATTGATTATCGGTTGCAGTGCTTTGTCGCTCACTAGTCTGCTTAGCTTCATCAGCACTACTGCTGGCCAAACTTGACTTGGCCGTCTTGGCCGCATCATCATTGGCTTCACTCGCAGCACTACTTGTGGCAGTTTGATCCGCCGTCGAAGCTGTCGAAGACGCATTGCTGTTTACTTCATCTGAACTTGAACGCGTCTTTGATTCTGTCGAGCTACTGGCAGCAGAAATCGTCGCCGTACTCGTTTCATCACTGGTTGTTTCGCCAGCGGTTTCCCCGGCAAGTGCAGCCGCAGACAGATAGTCAGTCGTCGCAGCCGGATCAGTTTGCTCGTCAGCCGTCGAGCTCGCTGCATGGGTTTCCTCAGCCTCAGTTTCAATCACTGCATCATTATTAGTCGTTTTATCCGCATGAACCGTTTGTTGCAAGGCACCAGTTAATGCAAAAGTCGCCATGGTGGTAAATACCCATGAACGACCAACTTTGAACATCTTATAATGTAATTTTGGATCCCCTTTGAACGATTTATTCCTTAAAAGCTTCAAAATTATGCCTTCCTTCTTCAAATCTCCGTAAAGTACCCCAACTTAATTAATGAAATCTTAGTTGAAATTATGACTTCAGAATTATGTTCAACCCTTTAATCATAGTTCTCATTTTTTATCGTATCATCGAATTATTAATATCGGAAACATAACGGGGGTTGTTAAAGGTGCCTTTCCAGACCGTGAAAATGAGAAAGTCACTTTGCTTGCACAGAATTCACGGAGAGCTAATAGAACCGGCATAGTTAGTTCAATTGCCATTAAATCCACAATTGGAAACTTTATAAACTAGAGTAAATAGCTAGGTTATCCCATTCCATAAACTCAAATTAGATGGTATTAAAATAGTTCGCTTGTATTTTGCTGGTTATTGTTGGTTACGATTGTATATACATTAATCGAATCCAATCAGTTTAAAATGCCAAAAATTAATTAAAAATATTAATAAATCTATCATTTAAGCCCAACGATTCAAATAAGGTAAAATTCGGGCGACTTAATTATGTCAATTTAAGAACAAATCAAATAGGCTATCAATCTTATAAATTTCAGCTTAACTTGCGCCTGTCGTTCCGCCTCTTTAACCGGCTTCGACTCGCCCTAGTTCCCGTCGTAACTAGTAGTCCAACTAGAAATTGATTGAAATTAGTCCATACGATGCATTAAGAAGCCTCGACCATGTTAGGACTCAATCAAGAATCCAGATTAAGATTGGTTAGCGGCAATTACGACAAAAAAAGAAGCCCCCAGAATTAAATGCTAATTCTGAGAGCTTCTAAATTTTTAAATTGCTGAACGCTTATTTAAGGCGTGCAGTTAACTTTTTAGTTAAATCTTCATAGCCAGGCTTGCCAAGTAGCGCAAACATGTTGTTCTTGTAGGCTTCAACACCTGGTTGGTTGAATGGGTTGATTCCGTTCAAGTAACCAGAAATTGCGACAGCAGCTTCGAAGAAGTAGATCATATAGCCTAAGGTATAAGCATCTTGGCTAGGAATGTTAACGACCATGTTAGGAACACCGCCATCAACATGGGCCATAATAACCCCTTCAAAGGCTTTAGTGTTAACTTGTGCCATTGTCTTGCCTTCAAGATACTTCAAGCCATCAAGGTTTTCAGTTTCTTTAGGAATGTCAACGTCACTCGTAGCATTTTGAACCTTAACAACAGTTTCCATCAAGTTACGACGACCTTCTTGGATATATTGACCCAATGAATGTAAGTCAGTCGTAAAGTTAGCTGATGATGGGTAGATCCCCTTTTGGTCTTTCCCTTCGGATTCACCCATTAATTGCTTCCACCATTCTGAGAACATCGCCATATTTGGTTCGTAGTTTTCAAGAATTTCAGTGGTATAACCCTTCCGGTACAAAATGTTCCGGAAAGCAGCATATTGGTAAGCTTCGTTCTTAGTCAAATCAGCATCGCTGTATTGACTCTTACCATCAGCAGCACCCTTCATTAATGAATCGATGTCGCCACCAGAAACGGCAATTGGTAATAAACCAACTGGAGTCAAAACAGTGAAACGGCCACCAACGTCATCAGGAATAACGAATGATTCGTAACCTTCAGCATCAGCTTCTTGCTTCAACGCACCACGTTTGCGGTCAGTTGTGGCAAAAATCCGGCCTTTAGCTGCAGCTTCACCATACTTCGCAATTAACTTTTCTTTGAAGACCCGGAAAGCGATTGAAGGTTCAGTCGTCGTCCCAGACTTCGAAATAATGTTAACAGAGAAGTCACGGTCACCGATCATATGAATTAAATCGTTGACGTATGAAGGTGAAATTGAGTTCCCAGCAAAGACAACTTGTGGGAATTTACGGTCTTCACGTGAAAGTGATGACCAGAATGTTTCATGTAAGAATTCAATGGCTGCCCGAGCACCGAGGTATGAACCACCAATCCCGATTACTACTAAGACGTCTGAGTCTGATTGAATCTTCTTTGCAGCCGCTTTAATGCGGGCAAATTCTTCCTTGTCGTAATCTAGTGGTAAGTCTAACCAGCCGCGGAAATCATTACCGGCGCCAGTACCTTCACGCAGCTCCTTGTCAGCAGCTGTGACCATAGCTTGCATTTCGCCAAGTTCGTTATCATGCACGAACTTAGTTAAATTAGAGCTGTCAAATGAAATGTGTGCCATTTATTATTACCTCTTTCTATACATATTTAACAACTCACATTATACAATAGGAGCGAACCGAATGAAAAGCGCTTACCCGGTTTTTTCGTGAATTTTCGTAAATTATGTAAAAAATAAGTAAATTTATCAATCAAAAAAGGCGCAGATAACGAATTGTTATCGCGTCTGATTGCGTTTTAGACCTTTTTAAAATAATTTAATTAATTTTCAGGTAAAACTTTTTACTAAGCCTTCATCAAGGATAGGGCGACCCCACCAATAATAACCAAGATAGACCCCACGATGACATACACCATTTCCCGTTTCGTTTTACGCTCACCTAACAAATAGATGCTCCCGAAAGTTGAAATAACGATGCCCATTTGTGAAAGTGAGTACGCAATCGCTTGACCGATTTGAGCCATGGCCATGAACATAAATAAATTTCCAACGCCCCAAACCAAACCAGTGATGATGTTTCGATAAGTAGCTCGTTGTGTCCATGGTTTGTCTTTAAAGGACCAAACTAAGGCCCCTATCAACATCCCAATCGCTTGTGGCATTACGACCGCTTGCGCATCAACATTCCCATAATGCACGACAATCGTGTAACCTGCATAGCCAATCGTTGATAAAATCAGTGCCCGAATTCCGACGCCCCAATTTTCAGATAGCCGGCGATTCGGATCAGAACGGTCTGTTAAAGAGGTCAAAACTGCCCCAGCAATCAAGACGATCACTGAGATTGACCCAATCCAATACATCTTGCCATGCCATTCATTGAACAGCAATACTCCGGCTAAGGCGTTGGCCACTAACTGCATCCCGGTCGACATTGGGGTGGTCCGCGAAATCCCAATTGCTTTCATTGATGTGAACTGTTGTCCTTGCCCAACACTCCAGAACAAACCGGAAATAATCCCGGTGACCCAGACCGCCGTGGTTAAGGATGGTTGTTTCACAATCCAAAGAATGAGCCCAAAGACCAAAGCACCCATTGTCATACCAAGGGTCTGTTGCCGCGCAGAACCGCCCATATGACCACTAATTAAGCCGATACTACCCCACGCAATTGCAGGAATCAGTGCAATTAGAATTCCCATTAATCATAATCCTCATTTCTATTTTTTCTCTCATGCCTAACGACAAGAAATAAGTTTATCAGGAAAGTAACCGTTTTACCAGTCTTAAATAGCGTTCACAGCTGAAATATAATTATTTTTATATTTTCATGAATTCGTTTTCTTTATCAATAGAGACCGTTTTCAAGTAATGAAAACGGCCTCCAAAATTCGGTTTAAATTTTTTTTATTTAAGCTGTTATTTTGCCCTATTTATCTAATGTTAGGACCAAAACCTTCAAATAGTTGCTGGCTAAGTAAGCTTTACGCGTGACAAAATCATCCGGTAAACGGAACGTAGCGGTAACCGTATATGTTCGATCACTACCAATAAAGGCATCACTGACGGCTTCATTGAATCGCTTCATGGAGAAATTATTGGCGGTCGTTGCCACGACTAATTGGCCTTCACGCCGAACCGTTGGCAAAGCTTGTGCCAATAAATCGGTTAAATCGGTCGCTACTTGGAACTTTTGCTTCTTTACTCGTGCAAAAGTTGGCGCAGTGACCACAACCACATCGTAGCTCAAATGATGCTTGGCCGTGTAATCCAAATAATTTGGCACTTCAATCGTCCGAATCTCGTGCTTATCTGGATCGATGTTGTTCATCGCCAATTGTTCCGCAGTCGCCGAAGCACCCTTCTTATTGGTTTCAATAGAAATCGTTTTAGCGGCGCCGGCCACAGCCGCAGCAGCCGTAATACCATTCTCTTGACTGAATAAGTTTAAAACCGTCTTCCCTTGTAATTCAGCACCAGCCAACCATTCTCGAATTGGACGCATATCTAATAACAGGCCCGTATTGAGATCATCTTGTAAATGAACAGGATAAGTCACATTACCTTCCGTCACCAATAAAGGTTCTGGCGCAGCCGTCCCCGTCACAAGTTGGCTCTTCAAGTTGGCTTCACCAACATTGAAACGTAACTTCGCATAAATCCCCTTAAACTGGTGATCAGTGGCCGTCTCAAATGCAGCATAGAGCATTTCACGTTGTTGATAAACGCCTTCAGCGTACCATGTGAACACATAATAGTCGTTGTAACGATCGATCGTCACGCCACCTAAACCATCACCGGCCGCATTGAAAACACGTTGTGGTAAGTTTTCAGCCATCGTCGTTTCACGGCGAACTAACGCCGTCTTGAATAACTTACGGAAATAATCGACCGTTGGTGTCTGCGTTTCATCCACACTCAGCACCCAACCCAATTGCCGACGATGCTTGGCAATCAAGGCATAGCCCATAAATTGTGAACTCGCCATTAAGGTCACAAAGGACCCATCCGTCAATTTCATGCTAGGATCTTTTAAATCATCTTCCACAAGTAACGGATAACCGTCTTTAACTTTACGTTGGGAATTCCCAGTAATTTGTACTTTTTGCATATGTTGTTGCTCCTATTCGTTCAATTCTGATGAATCTAGTCTAACGCCATCAAGGTGACTAGATTTTAACTTACTTATCTAAAATAGCGGTAAATCGCTGTTCACAGCCATGTTAAGAGTAACATATTCGCGGCATCAGCGCGACTACAAGTTGTGCGTTGACCCCGTTTTATTCAACAAAAAAGTGATCCAAGCAAAACACACTCAGACCACGCTTTCAGTGCTAGTTTAATCTTCAATAATTGGCTTATCAAAGCCTTTATCCGGAAATGTTACCGTGAAGCAGGTTCCTTGATTTGGTTCACTCTTGACTTCAATCGACCCACCATGTTGTTGGACTAATTGATGTGAGATGGCCAAGCCTAAGCCCGATTCACCATACTTCGTGTTTTTCCGTGAAGGATCAGCCTTGTAATACCGTTCCCAAATGTTCTTCACTTGATCAGGCGTCATCCCAATCCCATGATCTTGAACAGTCACCACGGCAGCGTGATCCGTTCGACGCGCCGTCACTTCGATCGTCCCTTTTTGTGAGAACTGAATCGCATTTTGCATGATATTGAATAACACTTGTACGAATCGGTCATAATCAGCCCACACCGGCAGTTCATCGGGTGCCGTCAGTTTAAATTGATCTTCTGAAGCAGCCGCCTTCTTTGTGAGTTGTTCAACTAAGTTGTGTAAAACTTCAGTCCCATCAAAATTGGTCTTATTTAAAGCAATCTGACCGGTCCGAATCTTTTCATAATCTAAGTTCTCGTTGACCAACCGAATCAAGCGTTTCGTTTCATTTTGCATCAGCTCGATCGAATGAGCCTTATCCTCTTCTGGAATGGCGTCATAAGCCAAGCCCTCAAGAATCCCATTGATCGTTGTTAATGGCGTCCGCATTTCGTGCGCTGCGTCAGCCATAAATTCACGCCGCCGTTTCTCTTGGCGTTTGATTTCTTCATTAGAAGACCGTAAAGAATTCACCATGCCATTGAAATCATCCGCCAAGTCGTCAATTTCATCCTTGTGATTACTCTCAACTTGAATATCGAAATCACCACTCGCCACTGAATGGGTAGCGTACCGCAAGCGATTAATTCGCCGAACAGAATAGCGAGCCAAAATGTAACTCAGTAGTAACGCTGCGATACCGGAAACAAGCAACGCAATGAACAAATTATTTTCGATTTGTTGTTCATTCGCTTGTAACGTTTGTTCAAACGACCCCATCGAAATCGCGCCGACAAACTTCTTGGTCGTGCCACTCTTATAGAACAATGGCACTAAGACATCAATCGTCCGTAATGACGGTGTATTCACGGGGCGATCATGGTTACGAGATTTGAACGACACGTGTGGTGACTTGGTGATCGTCTTATTTTGTTTCAACTTTTTCCAGTCAGCAATCGAAATACTAGGCGCATAGAATGAGCCACTGGGCGCACTATTCAATCCCATCGAAGTCGGATAAACGACCTTCTTATTCGCATCGTATACTGAAAAATGAATATGTTGATCACGTAAAATTGCGGTCCCATCATTTAAGAATTGTTGGTTAAAACCCACCACTTTTTTCGTTTGTGTATTGTAACGAATCGCTTCTTTTTCAATACTAGTGGCATACTGCTGGAGTTGTTGCCAAGAATTCTGGTAAATCATGGTTTTAGTGGTTCGAATAAACGCAAAACCTAACACAACGATCACCGTGATGATCACCGCAAAAAACGCGAGCATTTGTTGGTAGATCAGTTTCATTT from Lactiplantibacillus brownii encodes:
- a CDS encoding KxYKxGKxW signal peptide domain-containing protein, which codes for MKLLRNKSFKGDPKLHYKMFKVGRSWVFTTMATFALTGALQQTVHADKTTNNDAVIETEAEETHAASSTADEQTDPAATTDYLSAAALAGETAGETTSDETSTATISAASSSTESKTRSSSDEVNSNASSTASTADQTATSSAASEANDDAAKTAKSSLASSSADEAKQTSERQSTATDNQSAATSKDTDTTTTGSDAGVKSESAVSDTLEDIKATSTYDSSAANSDTANSQATSSEATNSAATTDTTVTTTDQTDTTSNNAKTEEAAPITDAELTQVVNEAREIADQANETLKAGSGVNTDSSVANSAANAASQAASYADAASSYASLVNTLQTQAATSAAQSAYDAAQTAAELAKHYNSLANMYLDALASGTGAATENTINYANASSAAMSAAAAADAAAAIAASQAEVARSAATQGLVDLASSTNAAASSAAAAANAAASAAAEAANNAYLAMQYDKNNASVSAAYNTASTNAAAASNAAMNANQAASLAADAYAATVAAAGNDDYEAGSTAYSNGTVNMTTAIAERTTADETNANAQAAATQANSMAVSDVASSAANDAAQAGNSSNQASSAASEAANYTGTQASEYASNAKAASDSAAAQYTLANSAATAAASAGTAKEANSLARVAANAMSAAESYAVEAVVNAELAKELSADVSNSNEDSSAASATLNTANPNINVGENANLTGAVTPNKGTVKDSTYQWYMSTDKVNWTLLDQTSTDGVLNLPLLQAGTYYFQTVVSGSYKSGLTTKKYTASSNVITIVVTDPAGTYDNQASSSASLASSHASSANSAANAASDAISSASSSADLTGSLGSFYTSMAQDDYKNANSYANLATSAAAAAEAASNSIAGYQTAGDYSAASSCAVAAASYAVDASSYRDSADSCYASAIDNINQALDNAASEAADSDAANYLADSYAKSAAAAASSAASAAAAAASHANDANNAYTAGGDFNAGTDGNLAAASNAASTAQSYANVAQEQASIAASYAADGLYAKVEMAMKLAALNNTYANNYLVAAASAAAAVTQTIVDAQTTYYNSIATDAKTAAAAGSAAASAATSTADSLANQYANNTDLGNSYVNATRSYATDAMSAAAEANAAAANAAKYMSLASSAVAAGNFADASSYVSLAEQASTDATSYAATANSIANSSGDAAAQAANYSNSTIPENNKNTGDAGTIWGSVVSAGMTAQPAKSTSTKKGGTITLSGACALGIGLPATGVTTTWRVQINGKWMDIADAGQYLTILSEDNNNSKGLLLNVMTGRSSIVLQLADDFDGTMIFQMVSVFDGHIIGVSKIASDVAEVDIYDDDIPASEITIDGDDYIILSNVDGADVTGDDGADNKTTYQFKAITNPGNATGEMTWSTSDSSIATIDNAGLLTAYKAGTVTVTVTIHNADGTSYSYSMTITIGNGLDDQNVSAGDDFTWVPKGTNTGDDSDMTYQWYYSPNADGSNGIAIDGATSDQLDFNSVQVGQSGYYYLVMKNGDQTVTLGTAYLTVNSTQTSDANSAADEATGSTSDANSYANVAGSYADIADEYSDVNSAANQYAQQAAEAASTAAEAASEAEAASAAAETARQNANSAEAAGKNSEAASHAQKAKEAASSAAAAKKKAADAATHAGYFAGLAANESIDDTDTDTDSDTDTDSDTDTDSDTDTDSDTDTDSDTDTDSDTDTDSDTDTDSDTDTDSDTDTDSDTDTDSDTDTDSDTDTDSDTDTDSDTDTDSDTDTDSDTDTDSDTDTDSDTDTDSDTDTDSDTDTDSDTDSDTDTDTDTDTDTDTDTDTDSDTDTDSDTDTDSDIDTDSDTDTDTDSDTDTDSDTDTDSDTDTDSDTDTDSDTDTDSDTDTDSDTDTDSDTDTDSDTDTDSDTDTDSDTDTDSDTDTDSDTDTDSDTDTDSDTDTDSDTDTDSDTDTDSDTDTDSDTDSDTDTDSDTDTDTDTDSDTDTDSDTDTDSDTDTDTDSDTDTDSDTDTDSDTDTDSDTDTDSDTDTDSDTDTDSDTDTDTDTDTDSDTDTDSDTDTDSDTDTDSDTDTDSDTDTDSDTDTDSDTDTDSDTDTDSDTDTDTDSDTDTDSDTDTDSDTDTDSDTDTDTDTDSDTDTDTDSDTDTDSDTDTDSDTDTDSDTDTDSDTDTDSDTDTDSDTDTDTDSDTDTDSDTDTDSDTDTDSDTDTDSDTDTDSDTDTDSDTDTDSDTDTDSDTDTDSDTDTDSDTDTDSDTDTDSDTDSDTDTDSDTDTDTDSDTDTDTDSDTDTDSDTDTDSDTDTDSDTDTDSDTDTDSDTDSDTDTDSDTDTDSDTDTDSDTDTDSDTDTDSDTDTDSDTDTDSDTDSDTDSDTDTDSDTDTDSDTDTDSDTDTDSDTDTDSDTDTDSDTDTDSDTDTDSDTDTDSDTDTDSDTDTDSDTDTDSDTDTDSDTDSDTDTDSDTDTDSDTDTDSDTDSDTDTDSDTDSDTDTDSDTDTDSDTDTDSDTDSDTDTDSDTDTDSDTDSDTDTDSDTDTDSDTDTDSDTDTDSDTDTDSDTDTDTDTDSDTDTDTDSDTDTDTDSDTDTDTDTDSDTDTDSDTDSDTDSDTDTDTDTDTDTDTDTDTDSDTDTDSDTDSDTDTDSDTDTDSDTDTDSDTDSDTDTDSDTDSDTDTDSDTDTDSDTDTDTDSDTDTDSDTDTDSDTDTDSDTDTDSDTDTDSDTDTDSDTDTDSDTDTDSDTDTDSDTDTDSDTDTDSDTDSDTDTDSDTDTDSDTDSDTDTDSDTDTDSDTDTDSDTDTDSDTDTDSDTDTDSDTDTDSDTDTDTDTDTDTDTDTDTDSDTDTDSDTDTDSDTDTDTDTDTDTDTDSDTDTDTDTDTDTDTDTDTDSDTDTDSDTDTDSDTDTDTDTDTDTDSDTDSDTDSDTDTDSDTDTDSDTDTDSDTDSDADTDSDADTDSDTDTDSDTDTDSDTDTDSDTDTDSDTDTDSDTDTDTDSDTDTDSDTDTDTDTDSDTDTDSDTDTDSDTDTDSDTDTDSDTDTDSDTDTDSDTDTDSDTDTDTDSDTDTDSDTDTDSDTDSDTDTDSDTDTDTDTDSDTDTDTDTDTDTDSDTDTDSDTDTDSDTDTDSDTDTDSDTDTDSDADTDSDTDTDSDTDTDTDSDTDTDSDTDTDSDTDSDTDTDSDTDTDSDTDTDSDTDTDSDTDTDSDTDTDSDTDTDSDTDTDSDTDTDSDTDTDSDSDTDEDSDGDQINPGPDGNNNGGNGNGNGANGGNNTGNGNNNTGNGNNTGGNNAGNGSNTGSGNGSTNNNQIVGGGNGGNATNPGNNGGQSNGTAAATVQPGNTTNQATTQNAGNAVGLSYTPSALTTAQGGSATSPAGVTGTTNAAGTPTVTLANAAQQGTNSDTGNTAKSKQKTKKSRKQRADVKRGKTKLTAAADTATKQAKRDDDKITSTNKWATVGAWTALVAAAGLGAWFVVDRRRRQR